The following are from one region of the Pectobacterium actinidiae genome:
- the tal gene encoding transaldolase: MNQLEALKQFTVVVADSGDIDSIRQFSPQDATTNPSLILKAATLPQYQPLFDDAIAYANQQGGSPETRLINASDRLAVNIGAEVLKSIPGRISTEVDARLSFDRGMCVAKARKLIGMYQEKDIPRSRILIKLAATWEGIRAAEELEKEGINCNLTLLFSFAQARACAEAGVFLISPFVGRIYDWYQEKQPTRDYQAENDPGVISVRNIYDYYKRHRYQTVIMGASFRKVEQILALAGCDRLTISPALLEQLKNSNAPVERQLTPSTEAFHHPSPLSEAEFRWEHHQDPMAVDKLAEGIRLFAADQQKLEALLAAKL; encoded by the coding sequence ATGAATCAATTAGAAGCCCTTAAGCAGTTTACCGTGGTGGTCGCCGACAGCGGCGATATCGACTCTATTCGTCAATTTTCACCGCAAGATGCCACCACAAATCCGTCTCTGATTCTGAAAGCCGCCACCCTGCCCCAGTATCAACCGCTGTTTGATGACGCGATTGCCTATGCAAACCAGCAAGGTGGTAGCCCGGAAACGCGGCTCATCAACGCCAGTGACCGACTGGCCGTGAATATCGGTGCAGAAGTGCTGAAAAGTATTCCGGGGCGCATCTCCACTGAAGTGGATGCCCGCCTCTCGTTCGATCGCGGTATGTGCGTAGCGAAAGCGCGCAAACTCATTGGGATGTATCAGGAAAAAGACATTCCGCGCTCGCGCATTCTGATCAAACTCGCCGCCACCTGGGAAGGCATTCGCGCGGCTGAAGAGCTGGAAAAAGAAGGGATCAACTGTAACCTGACGCTGCTGTTCTCGTTTGCACAGGCGCGCGCCTGCGCTGAAGCGGGCGTCTTTCTGATCTCCCCGTTTGTCGGCCGGATTTATGACTGGTATCAGGAAAAACAGCCCACCCGCGACTATCAGGCAGAAAACGATCCCGGCGTCATTTCTGTACGTAATATTTACGACTACTACAAACGCCACCGCTACCAAACCGTCATCATGGGCGCCAGCTTCCGCAAAGTGGAACAGATTCTGGCGCTGGCGGGATGCGATCGCCTGACGATTTCCCCCGCGCTGCTGGAACAGTTGAAAAACAGTAATGCTCCGGTCGAACGTCAACTGACGCCGTCAACCGAAGCGTTCCATCATCCTTCGCCGCTGTCTGAAGCCGAATTCCGCTGGGAGCACCATCAGGATCCGATGGCCGTCGATAAACTGGCGGAAGGCATTCGCCTGTTCGCTGCCGATCAACAAAAGCTGGAAGCGCTGTTGGCGGCCAAGCTGTAA
- a CDS encoding RpiB/LacA/LacB family sugar-phosphate isomerase: MKPIAIGADDAAWSLRDIITRHLDSIAIPWVDFSSDKNQDNAIYPDVAHTVAVSIKAGTYERGILLCGTGIGMSIVANKVNGIRAAQCHDTYSAQRARKSNNAQIIALGARVIGPELAKEIISAWLESEFEGGGSASKVEKIGYYEHQENAR, from the coding sequence ATGAAACCAATCGCTATTGGCGCAGACGATGCAGCCTGGAGTTTACGCGATATTATCACCCGCCATCTGGACTCGATCGCTATTCCCTGGGTCGATTTTAGCAGCGACAAAAATCAGGATAACGCCATCTATCCCGACGTTGCCCATACGGTAGCGGTGTCGATTAAGGCGGGAACGTACGAACGCGGGATTCTGCTATGTGGCACTGGGATTGGCATGAGTATCGTGGCTAACAAGGTCAATGGCATTCGTGCCGCTCAGTGCCATGACACTTATTCCGCTCAGCGAGCCAGAAAAAGTAACAACGCGCAGATTATCGCGCTGGGTGCGCGGGTCATTGGTCCAGAGCTGGCAAAAGAGATTATAAGCGCCTGGCTGGAGTCTGAATTTGAAGGCGGTGGCTCCGCATCAAAAGTCGAAAAGATCGGCTATTACGAGCATCAGGAAAACGCTCGTTAA
- a CDS encoding PTS glucitol/sorbitol transporter subunit IIA, producing the protein MRHIIWQAVISSVGENAALFLAEKRLILFSDNAPKDIRDYCITHHDGELIKPLSVHHKMELFGITYSISAIGDVANKNLKELGHITLLFDGAEKAELPGTLHLTGQIPKALSAQGKITFFEE; encoded by the coding sequence ATGAGGCATATTATCTGGCAGGCGGTCATAAGCTCGGTGGGTGAAAATGCTGCATTATTTCTGGCTGAGAAACGCCTCATTCTTTTCAGTGATAATGCGCCTAAAGACATCAGAGATTATTGCATTACCCACCATGATGGCGAGTTAATTAAACCGCTTTCTGTTCATCATAAAATGGAATTATTTGGCATCACGTATTCGATTAGCGCAATTGGTGATGTTGCAAACAAAAACCTGAAAGAACTGGGACACATTACGCTGTTATTTGATGGAGCAGAAAAGGCAGAACTCCCCGGCACCCTTCATCTGACAGGACAGATACCCAAGGCCCTATCAGCGCAAGGAAAGATTACGTTCTTCGAAGAGTAA
- a CDS encoding 2-keto-3-deoxygluconate permease, with translation MKNINILEKMNKVPGGLIIIPLLAAIMMNTFAPSLLQIGGPTTALFKAGSSAMMGIFLLICGSSINIRQAGLPLYKGTILLMLKFSAGALAVWGMGTFFGPAGFFGISTLAFIACITSSNSSLYIALCSNYGDASDAGAISVFCIKDGPFVTMVVLGVSGLANIPFAALLSMLIPLLIGMMWGNLDEKFKQLCAAAQPLVIIIMSFAIGANSSMHTVFTAGLSGIVLGIISAITGLVFYFLYNLFLKRKTALGAALGTTAASSALTPAMVAQADPSLQVFVDSATAQLATASIITMLTAPVLVAWFDNRLKKKGIIPSGEEKNTLPTATSHALNTQTDKQK, from the coding sequence ATGAAAAATATAAACATTCTTGAGAAAATGAATAAAGTCCCTGGCGGACTGATCATTATCCCCCTGCTGGCGGCGATAATGATGAATACCTTCGCACCATCATTATTACAAATAGGCGGCCCTACAACGGCATTATTTAAGGCGGGTTCTAGCGCGATGATGGGGATATTTCTTCTCATCTGTGGTTCGTCAATTAATATTCGCCAGGCAGGGCTTCCGCTCTATAAAGGCACTATTCTACTGATGCTGAAATTCAGTGCGGGTGCACTGGCCGTATGGGGAATGGGTACCTTTTTTGGCCCCGCTGGCTTTTTTGGGATTTCAACGTTGGCATTTATTGCCTGTATCACCAGCTCAAACAGCTCATTATATATCGCCCTGTGCAGTAACTACGGTGATGCCAGCGATGCCGGCGCCATCTCCGTTTTCTGTATTAAGGATGGCCCCTTCGTCACGATGGTGGTTCTCGGCGTCAGCGGTTTAGCCAATATCCCGTTCGCAGCCCTGCTCTCTATGCTCATCCCACTACTCATCGGCATGATGTGGGGTAACCTTGATGAGAAGTTCAAGCAGCTCTGTGCTGCGGCTCAACCGCTGGTGATTATTATCATGTCCTTCGCCATCGGTGCCAATTCCAGTATGCACACCGTTTTTACTGCGGGCTTATCCGGCATTGTTCTGGGTATCATTTCCGCCATAACCGGGCTGGTTTTCTACTTCCTGTACAACCTATTCCTGAAACGAAAAACGGCGCTGGGTGCCGCGTTGGGTACCACCGCTGCTAGCTCAGCCCTCACGCCTGCCATGGTGGCACAAGCTGACCCCAGCCTTCAGGTTTTTGTTGATTCCGCCACCGCACAGCTGGCAACGGCCAGCATTATTACCATGCTTACCGCGCCCGTGCTCGTTGCCTGGTTTGATAATCGACTGAAGAAAAAAGGCATTATTCCATCAGGGGAAGAAAAGAACACGTTACCAACCGCCACTTCCCATGCGCTCAATACACAAACAGATAAGCAAAAATAA